In Phycicoccus sp. M110.8, the following are encoded in one genomic region:
- a CDS encoding molybdopterin oxidoreductase family protein, with protein MPAETPVATHCPYCALQCAQSLTTTGPTVEVAGREFPTNRGGLCQKGWTSASLLTAPDRLVTPLVRGADGELVPTDWAEALDLVAARLARLRAEDGPDVVAVFGGGGLTNEKAYQLGKFARVALGTANIDYNGRFCMSSAAAAANRSLGLDRGLPFPLADLGGADAVLLLGSNLAETMPPAVGHLAGVRSRGGLVVVDPRRSATADLAADGQGLHLQPLPGTDLVVLLALLHVVLGEGLADTAYLASRVSGLEEVRRGAALWWPERAEQVCGVPAATLRGTARLLAAASPARGGAGVYVLTGRGVEQSRQGTATVTAALNLALALGLPGRVGSGYGALTGQGNGQGGREHGQKADQLPGYRSIEDPAARAHVAAVWGVDPASLPGKGLPAVELLDSLGRPGGPRALLVHGANLVVSAPDATRVRERLADLDLLVVCDVVPSETARLADVVLPVTQWAEEEGTMTSLEGRVLRRRKAVDPPDGVRSELWVCAELARRLGSPGRWSTDASEVFDELARASAGGRADYGGLSHERLDGDEALHWPVPAGSGGDAPHPGTPRLFLDTFPTPDGRARMVAVDHVGPADDLRPDAPVYLVTGRVLQHYQSGAQTRRVAELRSAVPQPFVEVHPLLAARLGVEPGAFLRVKSARGVATAQARVTDRVRPDTVFMPFHWSGPGSVNRVTSAATDPVSGMPELKVCAVDVAQAHPSPPGAARQEAMR; from the coding sequence GTGCCTGCCGAGACACCCGTCGCCACCCACTGCCCCTACTGCGCCCTGCAGTGCGCCCAGTCCCTCACGACGACCGGACCCACCGTCGAGGTCGCCGGACGCGAGTTCCCCACCAACCGGGGCGGGCTGTGCCAGAAGGGCTGGACGAGCGCGAGCCTGCTGACCGCGCCCGACCGGCTGGTCACGCCGCTGGTGCGCGGCGCGGACGGCGAGCTCGTCCCCACCGACTGGGCCGAGGCGCTCGACCTCGTCGCCGCGCGGCTCGCCCGGCTCCGCGCCGAGGACGGCCCCGACGTCGTGGCCGTCTTCGGTGGCGGGGGCCTCACGAACGAGAAGGCCTACCAGCTGGGCAAGTTCGCGCGCGTGGCTCTCGGGACGGCGAACATCGACTACAACGGCAGGTTCTGCATGAGCAGCGCCGCTGCGGCCGCCAACCGTTCCCTGGGGCTGGACCGAGGCCTCCCGTTCCCCCTGGCGGACCTCGGCGGTGCGGACGCGGTGCTCCTGCTCGGCAGCAACCTCGCCGAGACGATGCCGCCGGCGGTCGGCCACCTCGCCGGGGTCCGGTCCCGCGGCGGGCTCGTCGTCGTCGACCCCCGGCGCAGCGCCACCGCCGACCTCGCGGCCGACGGGCAGGGCCTGCACCTGCAGCCGCTCCCCGGCACCGACCTGGTCGTGCTGCTCGCGCTCCTGCACGTCGTGCTCGGCGAGGGGCTCGCCGACACGGCATACCTCGCGTCGCGGGTCTCCGGCCTCGAGGAGGTGCGTCGCGGCGCCGCCCTGTGGTGGCCGGAGCGGGCCGAGCAGGTCTGCGGTGTGCCTGCGGCCACCCTGCGGGGGACCGCGCGCCTGCTCGCAGCGGCGAGCCCGGCGCGGGGCGGCGCCGGCGTGTACGTCCTCACCGGCCGTGGTGTGGAGCAGTCCCGCCAGGGCACCGCCACGGTCACGGCAGCGCTCAACCTCGCGCTCGCGCTCGGGCTGCCCGGGCGGGTCGGCAGCGGGTACGGCGCGCTCACCGGCCAGGGCAACGGCCAGGGCGGGCGCGAGCACGGCCAGAAGGCGGACCAGCTGCCCGGGTACCGGAGCATCGAGGACCCGGCGGCCCGCGCGCACGTGGCCGCGGTGTGGGGCGTGGACCCCGCGTCGCTGCCCGGCAAGGGTCTCCCGGCGGTGGAGCTGCTCGACTCCCTCGGCCGTCCCGGCGGGCCGCGGGCGCTGCTCGTCCACGGCGCCAACCTCGTCGTCAGTGCCCCGGACGCGACCCGCGTGCGGGAGCGTCTGGCGGACCTCGACCTGCTGGTCGTCTGCGACGTCGTGCCCTCCGAGACCGCGCGGCTCGCCGACGTCGTGCTCCCGGTGACGCAGTGGGCCGAGGAGGAGGGCACCATGACGTCCCTGGAGGGCAGGGTGCTGCGGCGGCGCAAGGCGGTCGACCCACCCGACGGCGTGCGGTCCGAGCTCTGGGTCTGCGCCGAGCTGGCCCGCCGGCTCGGGTCGCCCGGACGCTGGAGCACGGACGCGTCGGAGGTGTTCGACGAGCTGGCGCGGGCGTCCGCCGGGGGCCGGGCGGACTACGGCGGCCTGAGCCACGAGCGGCTCGACGGCGACGAGGCCCTGCACTGGCCGGTGCCGGCGGGGTCCGGCGGGGACGCCCCGCATCCGGGCACCCCCCGGCTGTTCCTCGACACCTTCCCGACGCCGGACGGCCGGGCCCGCATGGTGGCCGTGGACCACGTCGGGCCCGCCGACGACCTGCGGCCGGACGCGCCCGTGTACCTCGTCACCGGCCGGGTCCTGCAGCACTACCAGTCGGGTGCCCAGACCAGGCGGGTGGCCGAGCTGCGCTCCGCAGTGCCGCAGCCGTTCGTGGAGGTGCACCCGCTGCTCGCCGCGCGGCTGGGCGTCGAGCCCGGCGCGTTCCTGCGGGTGAAGAGCGCCCGCGGTGTCGCGACCGCGCAGGCACGGGTCACCGACCGGGTGCGGCCGGACACCGTGTTCATGCCGTTCCACTGGAGCGGACCGGGCAGCGTCAACCGCGTCACCTCCGCCGCCACCGACCCCGTGTCCGGGATGCCCGAGCTCAAGGTCTGCGCCGTCGACGTGGCACAGGCCCACCCGTCGCCTCCCGGGGCGGCGCGACAGGAGGCGATGCGATGA
- a CDS encoding TIGR03118 family protein yields the protein MPRIVRRHTPLLALGAAVGAAVGLLAAGAPADAGAPTAYRQVNLVSDVPGLAQVTDPHLVNAWGASYLGASPLWVSDNGADVTTLYRGGVGGSTQAVVPLVVSIPGGAPTGQVSNPTTAFVVHDAAGNSAPARFLFVGETGHLSGWNPAVGGTGAPPSTHAVDAVVTPGAVDKGMAMGQTAQGPRLYVADFSAGTVDVYDGTFQRVTTPGGFTDPQLPSGYAPFNVMVSGGTVYVSYAKQDSARHDEVAGQGRGRVDAFTLDGVLLRRLPGHGVLDAPWGMTIAPEGFGSLSGDLLVGNFGDGRIHAFDPATLTFAGTVRDGAGRAVAIDGLWALLPGNGTEGSPHDVLFTAGPQDEAHGLLGLLHATP from the coding sequence ATGCCACGCATCGTCCGTCGCCATACACCCCTGCTCGCCCTCGGCGCCGCCGTCGGTGCCGCTGTCGGGCTGCTCGCCGCCGGCGCCCCTGCTGACGCCGGGGCCCCCACGGCATACCGCCAGGTGAACCTCGTCTCGGACGTCCCCGGCCTGGCCCAGGTCACCGACCCGCACCTGGTCAACGCCTGGGGCGCCTCGTACCTCGGTGCGAGCCCGCTCTGGGTCTCCGACAACGGCGCCGACGTGACGACGCTCTACAGGGGTGGGGTCGGCGGAAGCACGCAGGCGGTGGTGCCGCTCGTCGTGAGCATCCCCGGTGGCGCCCCCACCGGGCAGGTGTCGAACCCGACCACGGCCTTCGTCGTCCACGACGCAGCCGGGAACTCGGCTCCCGCACGGTTCCTCTTCGTCGGCGAGACCGGTCACCTGAGCGGCTGGAACCCGGCCGTCGGAGGCACCGGTGCGCCCCCGTCGACCCACGCCGTCGACGCCGTCGTCACACCCGGCGCGGTCGACAAGGGGATGGCCATGGGCCAGACGGCGCAGGGGCCGCGGCTCTACGTGGCGGACTTCTCTGCCGGCACCGTCGACGTCTACGACGGGACGTTCCAGCGGGTCACCACCCCTGGTGGCTTCACCGACCCGCAGCTCCCGAGCGGCTACGCGCCGTTCAACGTCATGGTCAGCGGGGGCACCGTCTACGTCTCGTATGCCAAGCAGGACAGCGCCCGCCACGACGAGGTCGCCGGCCAGGGCCGCGGTCGGGTCGACGCCTTCACCCTCGACGGCGTGCTCCTGCGCAGGCTGCCCGGGCACGGGGTGCTCGACGCGCCGTGGGGCATGACGATCGCACCCGAGGGCTTCGGGTCGCTGTCCGGCGACCTGCTCGTGGGGAACTTCGGCGACGGCAGGATCCACGCGTTCGACCCTGCGACGCTCACGTTCGCCGGCACCGTCAGGGATGGCGCCGGCAGGGCGGTCGCCATCGACGGCCTGTGGGCGCTGCTGCCGGGCAACGGCACGGAGGGCTCACCGCACGACGTGCTGTTCACGGCCGGCCCGCAGGACGAGGCACACGGCCTGCTCGGCCTGCTGCACGCCACGCCCTGA
- a CDS encoding heme-degrading domain-containing protein has product MPAHDSWPTLDELVQEEERLVLPSLTEDDAWALGCRAAEAARAQSLPVSIGIWRGGHQLFHCGLPGSTSDNDAWLRRKGRVVTHFERSSLHLSRMVREQGTTLAEKFALPASRYAAAGGAVPLRVRGAGVVGWMGVSGLPQVEDHRFVVRILREHLADGPSA; this is encoded by the coding sequence ATGCCGGCACACGACTCCTGGCCCACCCTGGACGAGCTGGTGCAGGAGGAGGAGCGGCTTGTCCTGCCCTCGCTCACCGAGGACGACGCCTGGGCCCTCGGGTGCCGCGCCGCGGAGGCGGCCCGCGCGCAGTCGCTGCCCGTCTCGATCGGGATCTGGCGCGGCGGGCACCAGCTCTTCCACTGCGGCCTGCCGGGGTCGACGAGCGACAACGACGCGTGGCTGCGCCGCAAGGGGCGCGTGGTCACGCACTTCGAGCGCTCCTCGCTCCACCTGTCGCGCATGGTCCGCGAGCAGGGGACGACCCTCGCCGAGAAGTTCGCCCTCCCCGCGTCCCGGTATGCCGCGGCCGGCGGCGCCGTGCCGCTGCGCGTCCGGGGCGCCGGGGTCGTGGGCTGGATGGGCGTGTCCGGACTGCCGCAGGTGGAGGACCACCGGTTCGTGGTGCGGATCCTGCGCGAGCACCTGGCCGACGGGCCGTCCGCGTGA
- a CDS encoding CARDB domain-containing protein produces MVSPVFARLRPRPRLAALAVACVVGGLVAAAPALAATPDSGTVSDTSTSTQWTAGPFALANVTGTTGDVTCGPQLCDDFALHVSTPSGYGDSHQLTVKVGWANAAADFDIYLLDSKGAVVASSASSADPEVMVVPPTSGDYTVRVVPYAPLGESVTGTATLTDIAPNPAPSTATPPTYSQYGAPESFAQAHNAGEPSIGSSHKTGSTFYQALYDTYKATWDDSTIPSKVTWTDVSATPTNGCLTGGSTSLDPIGFTDPTTGRVFESQLAGKTSLMCWSDDEGKTWSPSQGGGINSGVDHQTVGGGPYSPNGIGALPTSTYPNAVYYCSQDIADASCASSHDGGTTFGPAVPMYSLLDCGGLHGHVKVAPDGTVYVPNKSCGGNQAVAVSEDGGTTWSVRKDPASTAGDSDPSVGIGSKGTVYMGYQAADGTPRIAVSRDKGKTWTDDQNVGASLGIHNTVFPAVVAGDDDRASFAFIGTTTGGNYQDATNFKGVWHLYVATTYDGGKSWVTVDTTPNDPVQRGSICTGGTTCGNDRNLLDFMDATVDRTGRVEVGYADGCTGTCAQPGGTQNFDAYATIARQQSGNTLYAAYDALPNLTPTTLSVAKTSGLYAATTTVANTGKAAASGVTTRLLVDGVNVATSSPVDLAAGRSTTVAFPGVRLGKGTHTVQVVVDPANSVKESDETDNSRQMQVLR; encoded by the coding sequence ATGGTGTCACCCGTCTTCGCCCGTCTCCGCCCACGCCCGAGGCTCGCGGCCCTGGCCGTCGCCTGCGTCGTGGGTGGCCTCGTCGCCGCCGCGCCCGCCCTGGCGGCCACCCCCGACTCGGGGACCGTCTCGGACACGAGCACGAGCACCCAGTGGACCGCCGGCCCGTTCGCACTGGCGAACGTCACCGGCACCACGGGTGACGTGACCTGTGGCCCGCAGCTCTGCGACGACTTCGCCCTGCACGTCTCGACCCCCAGCGGGTACGGCGACAGCCACCAGCTCACGGTCAAGGTCGGCTGGGCGAACGCCGCCGCCGACTTCGACATCTACCTGCTCGACTCCAAGGGCGCGGTCGTCGCGTCGTCGGCGTCGAGCGCCGACCCCGAGGTCATGGTGGTGCCGCCGACGAGCGGCGACTACACCGTGCGCGTCGTGCCGTACGCCCCGCTGGGGGAGTCGGTCACCGGGACCGCCACGCTCACCGACATCGCGCCGAACCCGGCGCCCAGCACGGCGACGCCGCCGACATACAGCCAGTACGGCGCCCCGGAGTCCTTCGCCCAGGCGCACAACGCGGGTGAGCCGTCCATCGGCAGCAGCCACAAGACGGGTTCGACCTTCTACCAGGCGCTCTACGACACCTACAAGGCGACGTGGGACGACAGCACCATCCCGTCGAAGGTCACGTGGACCGACGTGTCGGCCACGCCCACGAACGGTTGCCTGACCGGCGGCTCGACGTCCCTCGACCCGATCGGGTTCACCGACCCGACGACCGGACGGGTCTTCGAGAGCCAGCTGGCCGGCAAGACCTCGCTCATGTGCTGGTCCGACGACGAGGGGAAGACCTGGTCGCCGAGCCAGGGCGGTGGCATCAACTCCGGCGTCGACCACCAGACCGTCGGTGGCGGCCCATACTCGCCCAACGGGATCGGCGCCCTGCCGACCTCGACGTACCCCAATGCGGTCTACTACTGCAGCCAGGACATCGCCGACGCGAGCTGTGCCTCGAGCCACGACGGTGGCACCACCTTCGGCCCGGCCGTCCCGATGTACTCCCTGCTCGACTGCGGTGGCCTGCACGGGCACGTCAAGGTCGCTCCCGACGGCACGGTCTACGTCCCGAACAAGTCGTGCGGCGGCAACCAGGCCGTGGCCGTCTCTGAGGACGGCGGCACCACGTGGTCGGTCCGCAAGGACCCGGCCAGCACCGCCGGTGACTCCGACCCCAGCGTGGGGATCGGCTCCAAGGGGACGGTGTACATGGGCTACCAGGCCGCCGACGGCACCCCCCGCATCGCCGTGAGCCGCGACAAGGGCAAGACGTGGACCGACGACCAGAACGTCGGCGCGAGCCTCGGCATCCACAACACCGTCTTCCCGGCGGTCGTGGCCGGTGACGACGACCGCGCCTCGTTCGCCTTCATCGGCACGACGACGGGCGGCAACTACCAGGACGCCACCAACTTCAAGGGCGTGTGGCACCTCTACGTCGCCACCACCTACGACGGCGGCAAGAGCTGGGTCACGGTCGACACGACGCCGAACGACCCGGTGCAGCGCGGCTCCATCTGCACCGGCGGCACGACCTGCGGCAACGACCGCAACCTGCTGGACTTCATGGACGCCACGGTGGACCGCACCGGCCGGGTCGAGGTCGGCTACGCCGACGGCTGCACCGGCACCTGCGCCCAGCCGGGTGGCACGCAGAACTTCGACGCGTACGCCACCATCGCGCGCCAGCAGTCGGGCAACACCCTGTACGCCGCGTACGACGCCCTGCCGAACCTGACCCCGACCACGCTGTCGGTGGCCAAGACCTCGGGGCTGTATGCCGCGACGACGACCGTCGCGAACACCGGCAAGGCCGCCGCGTCGGGCGTCACGACCCGGCTGCTGGTCGACGGGGTCAACGTGGCGACGTCGTCCCCCGTCGACCTGGCGGCCGGGCGGTCGACCACGGTGGCCTTCCCGGGCGTGCGGCTCGGCAAGGGGACGCACACGGTGCAGGTGGTCGTCGACCCCGCGAACTCGGTCAAGGAGTCCGACGAGACCGACAACAGCCGGCAGATGCAGGTCCTGCGATGA
- a CDS encoding nitrate/nitrite transporter gives MSSPTREHPTASQAPTHAPSLPGTTGPESGPAAQPVRRAGRWIDHWDPEDATFWRGGGRRIARRNLVFSVLAELLGFCVWALWSVVVPLLPAAGFDLSLDQQFWLIAVPSLVGATLRIPYTFAVPAFGGRNWTVVSALLLLVPASALAWVVTRPDTPFGMLLACAALAGFGGGNFASSMTNISFFFPEAEKGKALGLNAAGGNLGTGVVQLVVPAVVAVGAGVHLERAGLLFVPLAVLAAAGAWRFMDNLSGVRADYRSFAVAVRNRHTWLISFLYIGTFGSFIGYAGAFPTLLKTQFPGAPMQLAFLGALVGALARPLGGVVADRLGGARITIASFAVLAAGAVAAVVALHTHDFALFFAAFMVLFTGAGVGNGATYRMIPAVFRAGADGADQLGVARKAAAGCIGIAGAVGAYGGFLIPRGFAMAKAAYGSLVPALWVFVAAYAVMAAATWAVYQRRGSALARESI, from the coding sequence ATGTCCTCTCCCACCCGCGAGCACCCGACCGCGTCGCAGGCCCCGACCCACGCCCCGTCGCTGCCGGGCACCACAGGACCCGAGTCGGGCCCGGCCGCCCAGCCGGTCCGCCGGGCCGGGCGGTGGATCGACCACTGGGACCCCGAGGACGCCACGTTCTGGCGCGGCGGCGGTCGCCGCATCGCCCGCCGCAACCTGGTCTTCTCGGTGCTCGCGGAGCTCCTGGGCTTCTGCGTCTGGGCCCTGTGGAGCGTGGTCGTGCCGCTGCTGCCCGCTGCCGGGTTCGACCTGAGCCTGGACCAGCAGTTCTGGCTGATCGCCGTGCCCAGCCTGGTCGGCGCGACGCTGCGCATCCCGTACACGTTCGCCGTGCCGGCCTTCGGTGGGCGCAACTGGACGGTCGTCAGCGCGCTCCTGCTGCTGGTCCCGGCCAGCGCGCTGGCGTGGGTGGTCACCCGGCCGGACACTCCGTTCGGGATGCTGCTCGCGTGCGCCGCGCTCGCCGGCTTCGGCGGCGGCAACTTCGCCTCGTCGATGACCAACATCTCCTTCTTCTTCCCCGAAGCGGAGAAGGGAAAGGCGTTGGGGCTCAACGCCGCCGGCGGCAACCTCGGCACCGGGGTGGTGCAGCTGGTCGTCCCCGCCGTCGTCGCCGTCGGGGCCGGCGTGCACCTCGAGCGCGCCGGGCTGCTGTTCGTGCCGCTCGCCGTGCTCGCCGCGGCCGGGGCCTGGCGGTTCATGGACAACCTCAGCGGGGTGCGTGCCGACTACCGCAGCTTCGCCGTCGCCGTCCGCAACCGGCACACCTGGCTCATCTCCTTCCTGTACATCGGGACGTTCGGCTCCTTCATCGGGTATGCCGGCGCCTTCCCGACGCTGCTCAAGACGCAGTTCCCGGGCGCGCCGATGCAGCTGGCGTTCCTCGGCGCGCTGGTGGGCGCCCTGGCCCGCCCGCTCGGGGGAGTGGTCGCCGACCGGCTCGGCGGGGCGCGCATCACCATCGCGTCGTTCGCCGTGCTGGCCGCCGGTGCCGTGGCCGCGGTCGTGGCCCTGCACACGCACGACTTCGCCCTCTTCTTCGCCGCCTTCATGGTCCTGTTCACCGGTGCCGGGGTCGGCAACGGCGCGACCTACCGGATGATCCCGGCGGTGTTCCGGGCCGGCGCCGACGGCGCGGACCAGCTCGGTGTCGCCCGCAAGGCCGCGGCCGGCTGCATCGGCATCGCCGGCGCCGTGGGTGCCTACGGCGGGTTCCTCATCCCGCGCGGCTTCGCCATGGCCAAGGCGGCGTACGGCTCGCTCGTGCCGGCCCTGTGGGTGTTCGTCGCCGCGTATGCCGTGATGGCGGCGGCCACGTGGGCGGTCTACCAGCGCCGCGGGTCGGCCCTGGCCCGCGAGTCGATCTGA